From Lolium perenne isolate Kyuss_39 chromosome 5, Kyuss_2.0, whole genome shotgun sequence, a single genomic window includes:
- the LOC127300700 gene encoding NAC domain-containing protein 82 has product MAMTSLPPGYRFHPTDVELTVYYLKRKLLGKNLRCNAVTDIDLYKFAPWDLPEKASLQTGDLEWYFFCTRDRKYSIGSRTNRSTEAGYWKATGKDRAVVYNSRTVGMKRTLVFHLGKPPRGNRTDWVMYEYRLVESEIPASDVKLDDCVLCKIFKKSGLGPKIGEQYGAPFDEEEWNDVNKDLSCLSPSVPHSLPGSSHGVSNAAGQRLAASDVGKVTSRLFSENNGKGAVNCVGPKRTSGPDISRDSIHIQQLADIIGRFSTEVLSQDGLPPDLTADKDTKPLSDDSETIFNVPGEVAPQSLDSVCGQCGLCGARLVEPMLEPVEGEQYLELNDLSFYWHTASDRPGSLEPKVEQQESPDDGVCNGTTSAAGAGLEAR; this is encoded by the exons ATGGCCATGACATCGCTTCCTCCTGGATACCGGTTCCATCCAACCGATGTTGAGCTCACTGTCTATTATCTAAAGAGGAAGTTGTTGGGAAAGAATTTACGCTGCAACGCGGTCACTGATATCGATCTATACAAATTTGCCCCTTGGGATCTTCCAG AGAAAGCTTCATTGCAGACTGGGGATCTCGAGTGGTATTTCTTTTGCACGCGTGATAGGAAGTATTCTATTGGGTCAAGGACTAACCGGTCAACTGAAGCTGGGTATTGGAAAGCTACTGGAAAGGACAGGGCGGTAGTATATAATTCCCGGACTGTTGGGATGAAGAGGACTCTGGTGTTTCATCTTGGCAAGCCACCAAGGGGTAATAGAACTGACTGGGTGATGTATGAGTATAGGCTGGTGGAAAGTGAAATACCTGCTTCTGATGTTAAACTG GATGACTGCGTTCTCTGCAAAATCTTCAAGAAAAGTGGTCTAGGTCCTAAGATCGGGGAACAGTATGGTGCTCCATTTGATGAAGAGGAATGGAATGATGTTAACAAGGACCTTTCCTGTCTTTCCCCTTCTGTGCCCCATTCTTTACCTGGATCAAGTCATGGTGTGTCGAACGCAGCGGGTCAAAGACTGGCTGCTAGTGATGTTGGCAAGGTTACCTCGAGGCTTTTCTCAGAAAATAATGGCAAAGGTGCTGTCAATTGTGTTGGACCTAAAAGGACATCTGGTCCTGATATTTCTCGTGACAGCATACATATACAGCAGCTAGCTGACATTATCGGTCGTTTCTCGACGGAAGTTTTAAGCCAAGATGGTCTACCG CCTGATTTGACTGCTGACAAGGACACCAAACCATTGTCCGACGACAGCGAGACGATATTCAACGTACCAGGGGAAGTTGCTCCTCAGTCGCTGGACAGCGTCTGTGGCCAGTGTGGCTTGTGTGGCGCGCGTCTGGTCGAACCTATGCTGGAGCCAGTAGAAGGCGAACAGTACCTGGAGCTGAATGATCTCTCGTTCTATTGGCACACCGCCAGCGATCGTCCTGGCAGCCTAGAGCCCAAGGTTGAGCAGCAGGAGTCGCCCGACGATGGCGTCTGCAATGGCACCACATCTGCCGCAGGTGCTGGATTGGAGGCTAGGTAG
- the LOC127300701 gene encoding ras-related protein RABC1 — protein sequence MDSSSSSSAASSSQPDFDYLFKLLLIGDSGVGKSSLLLRFTADSFEDLSPTIGVDFKVKMVNIAGKKLKLAIWDTAGQERFRTLTSSYYRGAQGIIMVYDVTRRETFTNLSDIWAKEIDLYSTNQDCIKMLVGNKVDKESERAVTKKEGIEFAREYGCLFLECSAKTKVNVEQCFEELVLKILDTPSLLSDASSGAKKNIFKQKAPEADAAASGCC from the exons ATGGACTCCTCTTCGTCCTCGTCCGCAGCGTCCTCGTCGCAGCCCGACTTCGACTACctcttcaagctcctcctcatcGGCGACTCCGGCGTCGGCAAGAGCAGCCTGCTCCTCCGATTCACCGCCGACTCCTTCGAGGACCTCTCCCCAACCATCG GCGTCGACTTCAAGGTCAAGATGGTGAACATTGCCggcaagaagctcaagcttgccATCTGGGACACAG CTGGACAGGAAAGATTTAGGACCTTGACCAGCTCATACTACAGAGGGGCGCAGGGAATCATCATGG TGTATGATGTCACTCGACGAGAAACTTTCACAAATCTTTCTGATATATGGGCAAAGGAAATTGACCTATATTCAACCAACCAGGATTGTATAAAGATGCTTGTTGGGAACAAAGTGGACAAG GAAAGTGAGAGAGCTGTCACGAAAAAGGAAGGCATTGAGTTCGCCAGGGAATACGGATGTTTATTTCTGGAATGCAGTGCGAAAACCAAAGTGAATGTAGAACAGTGCTTTGAGGAACTTGTACTGAAG ATATTAGATACACCGAGCCTGCTGTCTGATGCTTCTTCTGGAGCAAAGAAGAATATCTTCAAGCAGAAAGCCCCAGAAGCTGACGCAGCCGCAAGCGGCTGCTGCTAA